Genomic window (Acropora muricata isolate sample 2 chromosome 11, ASM3666990v1, whole genome shotgun sequence):
CCACCTCCTGGAATTCTGCCCACCGTTGTCCGAGTATTGAAGCAAGTTTCAACTGCCTCTCACTGGAGACTTCCCATCTTGGAAATGCAACAAAAAACTCATAGTAGATGTATAATTAAGGTGTTTCAGTATTAACATACGACTAATCAGAAGAAAGCCCAAAGGGACTGAGAATCAGACAATCAAGACGATGACAACTCAGGCGATTCCAAATACAGGAAGAATGAAAGTGGAAGAAATCAAGGCGAAGTTTTCGGAGCGTTTCCAAATTTTAGAGGAAACAAATCCAACGCAGATCCTTCCAGTGTACGCGAATGCCAAACAGAAACCATCATCGACACCACAGACAGAGGAGCCCAGTGCCAGGGATGTACCGCAATTTCGATGTCAGGAACCAGGTTGCGGGAAGATTTTTTCATCGTAGGGAGGATTGAAGAATCATAACAGAACACATCGCCGTGATTGGCAATCATTAACTACCACCCATAAAAAGCACTTCATACTCTCCTTGAGCACCAAATCTTTCTTAATAAATTCCCGTTAATAGAACCgcaaaatacacttaaaactgccTGAACAAAGGACAGTATTTCATAGACCAACACAGGAACCGTTTACATTGCGCCGTTCTCTGCGCTGCTAATCCCCGCAATAAGTCAGCGATTATCGTCTTGCGCACGCGTTGTTGAAAggcgttctcagccaatcagcggtttttgagacctgtcgCTTCATCAGAAGTTCTTGTCACACGAGGTTGTcacacgttcaagaatgaaaacagaaaacttggcgTTTCTCGAGTCTGTTTCTCATCAATTTTCCAGTCTTCCGATATCCGTGGATTgcaattctctattttccaattacCCATAATGCTTTGTGTCTTGGGGGGCAAGCAGAAATCCAAAATGGCTGGCTAGTACGGGCAATATTGACGGTACCATGGGCAAAAACGACTTTTGTTGCGCGCCGAACTGTTCTAACAGGAGGAATCGAAAAGAAAATATCCAGTTCTACCGAATTCCTAAAGACAAAGAGTTACGGAAAATATGGTTGCTTCGCATAAGACGAAAACAGTTCAAACCAACTGCTAACACTCGTTTGTGTTCAGAGCACTTTGTTGGAGGTCGTCGATCAATGGACCCTAGCAGTGCTTCCTACTTTCCCTCTGTATTTTTCCATAGCCATAACAAGAGCAATGGAGGAAGGAACACCCTAAGAAGCCGAAGTTCCATTCCAGATGATCAAGAACGTGACCACAAGCCGAAAGTAAAACGAAAGCTTAAGATGGTAGGTGCATTTTGTTACAATGACTATTGTGTTGTTTCGAGAAGGTttaattttgcttaaaattgcTAATAATCTTTATACCttggcgaaaaaaaaatgggagcTTTGTGAGATGCCAAAAACCAATAACAATGATTTCTCTCTGTATCTTTGCCGTAATTAATATATGAACAAGTTTCTCATTAAGATTTCGGAAAAATATCGCAAGTTCCCTTCAGctataccaaaaaaaaatttcaatttttatcacaaAAGTAATAAGAGCCAATTTCGTTCTAGTTTAAATATTGCATATCGTCTTTTGTTGAACCAGCAGCTAGATTGAGGTTGAAAAAATGCTGTATGATTGTCCTTttggttaacttttaatttcctttctaTTCTACTGTTTCAGAGGCATTCACAAAAGGGTAGACcagaagcaaagttggaaatgtcAGTAGAATCAAAAATTTGGGGGCACTGTTTGCCAGAATCCAGTTCACTGAAGTGTCATGATTATTTAAAATGTCAGATTGATCCACAATCACTGCAATTTGCTGAACTTTACCCAGCAGAATTTAATGAATTACAGGAACTTTATACCAAAATTGCTCAGCTGGAAGACGAAAATTATAAACTCAGAGAGAGATGTATTTCACTGGAGCAAATACAACAATCTTCAGATTCATGCCAATTTTGGACTGGATTCCCAAACTATGGCACATTCAAAGCACTTTTTGATTTCCTTAATGAGGCTGCCCACCTTAAAACAAATTGGAGAGGACAAGCTACTGTTGAAAGCAGACACTTTTCTGAAGCATATAAGTCAAAACCAGGCCCTACATCAAAAAATTCCAATGAAGAGGAATTTTTAATGGTTATGATAAGATTAAGGGCTGGACTGCCTTTAAGGGATTTGGCCCAGCGATTTGGACTTTCTGTGTCCTCAGTATCGAAGATATGTACTGCTTGGATTAATTTAATGTACTTTGAGCTAAAGAAATTGTGCCAAATGCCAGACTGGGATCAAACTATGACTGCAAAACAGTTTTCCCAGTTTCCTCATTTGCGAATTATACTTGATTGTACTGAGATCTTTTGTGAAAAGCCATCATCACTACAGGCAAACAAGGAGGTCTACAGCAATTACAAAAGCCATACGACATTCAAGTATCTGGTTGGCATTAGTCCTCATCCAGCCGTGGTTTATGTTTCAAAGGCATGGGGTGGTCGTGCCTCAGATAAAAGGATAACTCAAACAAGTACTGATTTGCTTGACAAACTGAAACCAAATGATGAGGTCATGGCCGATAGAGGTTTTGAAATTGAAGGGACACTGAATCCTCTTGGAGTTAAGCTCACCATCCCAGATTTTAAGGGTCAAGGAAGAGCTCAGCTGAGCGAGTCAGAAGGAAAGCGTTCTGAAAAGATTGCAGAAGCTCGAATTCATGTTGAGCGAGCAATTCAGAGAATTAAATGTTACCATATTTTAGACCGTGAACTCCGTTTAACCATGGCATCATTAGCTGATGAAATTTTTACTGTTTGTGCATATCTTGTTAACTTTCAAACACCATTTCTTAGGTAAAATGTAAGTTTGTGGACACATTCCCAGTAGATGGGCAATATTTCTCCAGAAATTAGAATCATATTGTGCAGTTTTACTCATGTTCAAAATGAATGGTTTTATTGCAAGGTTCAAAATTTCAAGCCTCATTCAGAATCTTCTGAAAACACCTGTTGGTGTACATGAGTGACATTTAGTGTTAGGTAATATCAAGTAAACATGGATGTGTTAATTTAAATCCAACCTAATTTAATTCAGTACACAAACTAGCACACTATCATTAATATTAATGCATTCACGGATGCTGTCTTAAGTCTGACTGTTTTATGCCTTGACTACTGTCAAAGGGTGGTCATGTTACACAGTATTTGAAATTACATCTGCCTCAAGGATGTGTAAGTGATGCCTAATTTTCCTAAACGGTCAAGTCCATACTTGACCCTAGGATATGCCATTTCTAATAGCATGCAATCATAAAAGAAATCTTGTAGCCGAGGCAAGTTCTTTTTCCAGAAAGCTTCATCATAGTTCACAGTGTCAATATACATGGAATCACCATCTGAAGCCACAAAGTCTTCAACTTTTCTTCCTGAACAAAAAAGTTGTTGTTGTACCTGGTAGTAATACGAGTGGGTTGGATTTAGTATCAGCTGCCCTTTATCATTATTCTTGCAGATACGCCTCCTAACAAGAGCCTCCAGTAAACCTTCATTATCCTTTGGGTGGACTTTCTTCACCTCAACTAATTTATCATCCCCAATGAGTCCATCTGGAGAAGCAGCAAGGAATGGATGGGTTTTAGAAATAAAAAGTCCATTCTTTTCAACTTTTACATTTGTTTCCTTAGAGTATTTTTCAATAATGGCTGGTTCTGATTCAATTCCATCCTTCATTAAGCCTG
Coding sequences:
- the LOC136890638 gene encoding uncharacterized protein produces the protein MGKNDFCCAPNCSNRRNRKENIQFYRIPKDKELRKIWLLRIRRKQFKPTANTRLCSEHFVGGRRSMDPSSASYFPSVFFHSHNKSNGGRNTLRSRSSIPDDQERDHKPKVKRKLKMRHSQKGRPEAKLEMSVESKIWGHCLPESSSLKCHDYLKCQIDPQSLQFAELYPAEFNELQELYTKIAQLEDENYKLRERCISLEQIQQSSDSCQFWTGFPNYGTFKALFDFLNEAAHLKTNWRGQATVESRHFSEAYKSKPGPTSKNSNEEEFLMVMIRLRAGLPLRDLAQRFGLSVSSVSKICTAWINLMYFELKKLCQMPDWDQTMTAKQFSQFPHLRIILDCTEIFCEKPSSLQANKEVYSNYKSHTTFKYLVGISPHPAVVYVSKAWGGRASDKRITQTSTDLLDKLKPNDEVMADRGFEIEGTLNPLGVKLTIPDFKGQGRAQLSESEGKRSEKIAEARIHVERAIQRIKCYHILDRELRLTMASLADEIFTVCAYLVNFQTPFLR